AGGCCCATCTTCTCCAGGTCGAGGACGGAGTCGATGGCCTCCTTCGCCAGGATCTCGGCGGCGTCCTGGTCGACCAGGTAGTCACCGCCCTTGACCGTGTCGAAGGTGTGCCACTCCCAGTTGTCCTCCTCCACGTTGGCCAGCGCGGCGGCCATGCCGCCCTGCGCGGCGCCCGTGTGGGAGCGGGTGGGGTAGAGCTTGGTCAGCACGGCCGTGCGGCTGCGCTTGGTCGACTCGATGGCCGCGCGCATGCCCGCGCCGCCGGCGCCGACGATGACAGTGTCGTACTTGTGGATCTTCATGATTCTCGCAGCCCCGTGCCTAGCGGATGTTCGGGTCGAAGGTGAAGATCACCAGCGTGCCCAGGACGATCGTCCACACCGTCGCGGTGTAGAGCAGACCCTTGAGCCACAGCCGGCTCTTCACGCTCTCCGCGTAGTCGTTGATGATGGTGCGCAGGCCGTTGGCGCCGTGCAGCATCGCCAGCCACAGCATGGCCAGGTCCCAGACCTGCCACCACGGGGAGGCCCAGCGGCCGGCCACGAAGGCGAAGCCGACCTTGGAGACGCCGCCGTCCAGCACGAGCTGGATCAGCAGGTGGCCGATGACCAGGAAGACGAGGACGACGCCGGACAGCCGCATGAACAGCCAGCCGTACATCTCGAAGTTGCCGCGGGTGGAGCGCGGGGTCTTCTTGGTGCGCTTGCGCGGGGGCTCGATGACGGGCGCCGGGTTGTCGACGCCGTACGAGGCCTCGTACGCTCCGGAGCCCTCGACGGGGCCGATTCCGGTTGCGGTGGTCTCAGTGGACATGCGCGTCAGCTCCCGAACACGACTCGAGCGGCGTGACCGAGGACGGGGTAGATCGCGCCGAGCATCAGCACGATCCACACGCCGACGACGGTCCACAGCATCTGCTTCTGGTAGCGCGGGCCCTTCGACCAGAAGTCGACGGCGATGACCCGCAGGCCGTTCAGCGCGTGGAAGAGGATGGCCGCCACGAGGCCGTACTCGAGCACCGCGACCACGGGCGTCTTGTACGTCGATACGACGTTGTCGTAGGCCTCGGGCGAGACACGGACGAGTGCGGTGTCCAGCACGTGAACGAACAGGAAGAAGAAGATGAGGACGCCGGTGACTCGGTGAGCCACCCAGGACCACATTCCTTCCCGGCCGCGGTACAGCGTTCCAGCCGGCACGGAAGAACCCTCTCCAGAAGCGGGGACTGGGGCCTGCCGGCTTCGGTGTGTCGGTCGGGCCCGGCCGGGTACGGTCCACCGGCCCCGGCCATCGTAGCGACGTGTTGTCGGAACGCTTACCCGGCCCCTGCCGATGTGATCAAACTGGCAATCAATGAGGCACGTACGGCCTACTGGGACGTTCCGAACCGGGGGATTCCGGGGCGATCCCGTCCGTAGCGGCCGTGCTGTCGGCGTAGCCCCGGACGAGCCGGGTGAGGCGGCCGCGGGCCAGCCGGCGCAGCTCCTCCGCGGCCGCGACCCGCTCGTCCTCGGGATCGTTGTTCCATCGTGACCGGATTCCGGCCAGTACCTGATCGGCCGCCTCGTCCGGTGCCACGTCGTCCAGACAGATCACGAACACGTGCCCGAAGCGGCTCTCGTACGCGGCGTGCGCGGCGCTGAGCGCGGTCTGTGCGGCGGAGTACGCGCCGTCGGGGAGCAGGGTGAGCGACTCGCCCGCCAGGGCCTCCGCGAGATCGGCCGGGGCCAGGTCGTACGCCGCCTCGTCGGCCGCGGCGAGCAGGGCGGGCAGATCGGGGTAGGGGCGGTGGGCGGCGATCCGGCGGGCCCAGCGCAGGCTGCGGCAGCAGGTCAGCAGGGCGCGCTCGGCCTCGTCTGCGGGGACCGTGTTGAAACGGTGCGGGTCGGGCGTGAGGTGCGGGCGATGCGCGGGCAGCGTGGGTCCTCGGCGAGGCAAGGCCGCGGTGGTGTGTGCACGCGGCGTGTGGGTCGGCAGGGGATGAGGTGACAGAAGTGACATCACGTTATCGAGGTCGGTCGAAGGCTGTCCGCGGAAGTCCGGGATTTCACCCGGACGGGGAAGTTTCGGAACCGGTGGTGGACGTGGGGGGTCGGAGGAGGTCGTGGGTGTCGGTGGTGGGCCGTAGGTTCGGGAGAGTGAACAGGGAGGCGTGAGTGCGGTTGAGCGCTGACGTGACGGCCGGCGTGGAGAGGAGGCTCGTGCGGTGAGCGGCCGGAGGAGAAGGGTCCCGGACCCCAGGACGTCCGTGGGGCGCCGCGGGTTGCTCCTGGGCGCCGGGATCGTCGTGGCGGGCGGCGCGGCGGCGGCCGCCGTGACGCTGTGGCCCGCCGGTGACGGCGGCGGGGGCGGCGGGACACGCGCCTCCGGCAGCGCCTCGGCGGGGGCGGGGTCGCCCAGCGTCTCGCCGTCGCCGAGCCGCAGCTATCCGCTGTCGAAGCCGCCGCGCACCATCCCCGCCGTGCGGGCGCACACCGCCGCGCACGGACCGGGCTGGCGTCCGGCGTCCGGCGCCCGGGTCGTGGTGGACGACGACGCTCTCGCCGACGAGGGGAAGCTGCTCGCGGGCGAGCTGAGGATGACGTACGGCGGACGGAACGGGGCCCGGGCCGGGGACGTGGAGCTGGCGCTCGGCGGGAGCGGCGGCGCCGAGTCGTACACCCTGACCGTCGGTGACGGCCGGGTGCGGATCGCCGGGCCGGGCCAGTCCGGCGTCTTCTACGGCACCCGCACGCTGAAACAGGAGGTGCGCGACGGCGGCACGGCACCCGAGGGCGTCGTGCGCGACGGACCGGCCAAGCCGGTGCGCGGGTTCATGCTCGACATCGCCCGCAAGCACTTCACCGCGGACTGGATAGAGGACCGCGTCCGCGAGCTGGGCGACCTGAAGTACAACGAGATCGGGCTGCACTTCTCGGACGACCAGGGGTTCCGCATCGCCTCGGACACCCATCCCGAGGTGGTCTCCAAGGAGCATCTGACCAAGGCGGAGGTGCGGCGGATCGTGGACCTGGCGGCGAGCCGGCACATCGCCGTCGTCCCCGAGATCGACTCCCCGGGTCACCTGGGCGCGGTCATCGACGCCCACCCCGACCTGCAGCTGCGCAACGCGGCGGGCGCGTCGGCGAGCCGGGGCACGCTCGACATCTCCAAGCCGGCGGCCGCGAAGATCGTCGACGAGCTGCTGGGGGAGTACGCGGACCTCTTCCCCGGCTCCGACTGGCATCTGGGCGGCGACGAGTACCAGGCGCTGACCGCGTCCAACCCGGCCGCCTCCTACCCGCAGCTCGCCTCGGCGGCGGTGAAGCGGTACGGGGCGGGGGCGACCATCGCCGATCTGGCGACGGGCTGGCTCAACGACCGGGCGGCGGTGGTCAACCGGAACGGGCGGACGCCCCGCGCCTGGAACGACGGCTTCTACCGCTCGGTGAAGAAGGCGAGCGTCTCCAAGGACATACGGGTCGCCTACTGGACGGGCAAGGAGATCGGGGCCCGGCAGCCCACGGAGTACCTCGCGGCCGGCCGCGAGGTCGTCAACTACAACGACGAGTTCCTCTACTACGTGCTCGGCGAGCCGCAGACCTTCGTCTACCCGACCGGGCAGCGCATCTACGAGCAGTGGACACCCCGGGTGCTGCGCGGCACGACGGCGGTCCCGGCCTCGTACGACGACCGCATACGCGGCGGGGTGTTCGCGGTGTGGTGCGACCTGTCGGGTGCGCAGACCCAGGACCAGGTCGCGGCCGGCATCCGGATGCCGCTGCGGGCGCTGGTGCAGAAGCTGTGGGACCCGGGGAAGCCGGAGCTGTCCTGGAAGGAGTTCCAGGGCCTGGCGGACCGGGTGGGGTGAGCGGCCGGGGGTGAACGGGCGGTAACTGGCCGGAAGTTGACTTTCGGGGGTGGTGCGCGAGGGGCGGAAGGGGTCCGTGGGTCGCCTGGGTTGTGTTGCGCTTCGTAGTGGCAAAGCGCGTTTCCCGTGAGAAAGTGGCGCCTCGCGAGGCGTTCCGGGGAGGGGCGATGAGTCTTGTGGACCTGATCGGCGAGGCCGACGCACGGGGACTGGCCGCGAGCGGCTTGGCTTGTTTGGACCGGTGCGTGCCGTTGCTCGGGGGCGGCGACGAGGTGCTGCGGCCCCTGTGGGGCTGCCTGGCCGGGGACGAGGGCGCGGCGGGGGAGTGGGGCGAGTGGGCGGAGCGGGTCGCCAAGGTGCGGGGTGAACTGCCGGGCGCGGGGGCCCAGGCGGCCGACCCGGCCGTCGCGGCGGCGCGGGGGATGCTCGACGGGGTGCCCGACGCGCTGAGCGGGGACGCCCTGCGGGTGTGGGCCGAGGAGTGCTCGGTCGCCGCGCTGCGGGTGCACCGGCTGCTCGACCCGTCCGCCCCGGGCGACGGACCCGACCCGGTGGCGGCATACCGCGAGGGACGTACGGAGGGGGCCGCCCCGCTCGTCGCGGCGGAACTGCGGCGCCAGGCGGCCGTGCTGGAACTGGTCGCCGAACACGGGACGGCGGGGCTGCGGCCCGCGCTGGAGGTGTGCACGGAGGGCCGGCGGGTGCTGCGCGCGGTGGTCTCCCGGCGGGCACGCGGCCGGAGATGAACAGGGCGGCGGCCCGGATCCGGCGGCCGCCGGTGGACCGGGGGGAAGCGCGCGGCGGGTCCCGAAGCGACGGCCGGGGCCGCCACCCCCCACAGGAGAGGCCCCGGCCGTCGCGTGGCACGGGTCGCGCGGCGGCCCGCACTCCCTTCAGCGCCGGGCCTGCGTTTTCTGTCACACCCCGGCTCGTCACGAGTCGGTTGCGGCCCGTGGAGACGTGGACGGGGACCGGTTTCAGGCCGTAACGTGCCATTCGCGCCGGACTGCGAAGCCCACCGTACGGACGACGACCGACGAACGGACGGTGGGGGCGGCGCCGGTGCGGGCGCAAAGGGAGTAGCGGTGGGGGACGACGCGGAGCTGACCGCCGCGGTGTGCGCGGCTCAGGACGGCGACGAGACCGCGTTCCGGACCGTGTACCGCGCGGTGCACCCCCGGCTGCTCGGGTACGTCCGCACGCTCGTCGGCGACGCGGACGCCGAGGACATCGCCTCCGAGGCCTGGCTGCAGATCGCCCGTGACCTGGGACGGTTCAGCGGGGACGCCGACCGGTTCCGCGGCTGGGCCGCCCGGATCGCCCGCAACCGGGCCCTGGACCACATACGGATGCGCGGGCGCCGCCCGGTGATCGGCGGCGACGAGAGCGAGCTGTCCGGCCGGGCCGCCGAGTCGGACACGGCGGGCGAGGCCATCGAGGCGCTGGCCACCGACCGCGCCCTGGCGCTGATCGCCCGGTTGCCGCAGGACCAGGCCGAAGCGGTGGTGCTGCGCGTGGTCGTCGGCCTCGACGCCCGCACCGCCGCCGAGACGCTCGGCAAACGCCCCGGCGCCGTCCGCACCGCCGCGCACCGCGGCCTGAAACGGCTCGCGGAGCTGCTGGGCGCCGATCCGGAGACCTCCGGCGCCCTGGAGGCGCTCCCCCCACAGAGGCAACCGCGCGTGCGCGCGGTGACGTCCGCAAGTGTGACGCGGTCGCGTTCGCGGACGCAGAAGGATGTGTGATGGCCGACGAGCAGTACGGGTGGCTGGACCGCGACGCGGCGGAGCGTCTGTTGCGCGGGGAGCCGCTCCGAACCGTCGACGACGAGGCCCGTGCCCAGGCCGGCCGGCTGTCCGAGGCGCTCGACGCCCTCGCCCGGCCGTCCGCCGGGACCGACGGCGAACTCCCCGGTGAGACGGCCGCCCTGGCCGCGTTCCGCGCGGCACGGGCGGCCGGCGGCACCGAAGCGGAATCCGGTCCGGCCGGCCCGTTCAAGGGTGCCGACGCCGGTCTCGTACGGCTCGGCCGCCCCGTGCCGGAGGCCCGGCGGAGGTGGCCGGTGCGTCCACTGCGGCTCGGTCTGGCCGCCGGGCTCGCCGCGGTGACGATCGGCGGGGTGGCGGCGGCCGCCGGGGCCGGGGTGCTGCCGACCCCGTTCGGCGGGGACGAACCGGAACCCGGCACCTCGGTGACGGCCGCGGCCACGCCCCGTCCCTCCGGCACGGCACCGGCGGACGGCACCGGCTCGGCCTCGCCCGACGGCTCCGCCGAGGAGACGGAGGACGGCTCCTCGCACGACACCGCCGGCGACGGGAGCGCACGGCCCGGCACGGGGGACGACGGGGCCGCCGTCCGCGGGTCGCGGGAGTGGTGGAACGAGGTGCTCGACTCCTGCCGCGACGTTCGCGACGGCAAGTCCGTCGGGGCCGCGCGGTGGCGTGCGCTGGAGGACGCGGCGGGCGGCCACGGCTCCGGCAGGGTGACGTCGTACTGCAGGACCGCGCTGGCGTCGCACGGCGGGAACGGCTCCGCCGCGGCGAGCGGGGGCGGCGGCGGACAGAGCGGCGGCAAGGGCAACGGGAACGCCAAGAACAACGGCAACGGCAACCCGAACAGCGGCGGCAAGGGCAACGGCAACCAGGGCCAGGGCAATGGCAACCAGGGTCAGGCCAACGGGAACCAGGGCAACGGGAACCAGGGCCAGGGCAACCGCAACGGCGGCGACGAGGGCAACGACGACGAGGGTGGCGGTGGCGGCGGCCACGGCAGAGGCCACAGCAACGGCGGCGACGAGGGCCACGGTCACCACGGCGGCGGACACGGCCCGAAGCGGCCGTAAGGAACCGCGAGCGGCCGTGACCGGCCGCCGCGGGGAACGAACGTAGGGGGCGCGGGCGGGACCGGGGGAACGTGTCCCGCCCGCGCCGATGGCGCCGAGCCACGGGTACGGGGGGAACCCCGGCTCGTGTGCGCCGGCCGATGACCAGTCGGCCCACTCAGTACTGCGCCGGGCGGCCGAAAAGTGTCACACCGGTGGCGCGGACCGTGTCACATGCGTGCGCCGACCGCCGTCTCACCAGTAGACGACGACCTTGTCCCCGTCGCGGACCTGCGCGAACAGCGCCGCGATCTTCTCCTCGTCCCGTACGTTCACGCACCCGTGCGACCCCCCGGCATACCCGCGCGCCGCGAAGTCGTACGAGTAGTGCACCGCCTGGCCCCCGCTGAAGAACATCGCGTACGGCATCGGGGAGTCGTACAGCGTGGAGACGTGGTGCCGGGACTTCCAGTAGACGTGGAAGACGCCCTCCCGGGTGGGCGTGAGCTCGGTGCCGAACCGTACGGGCATCTCGGAGACCGTGCGGCCGTCGATCATCCAGCGCAGGGTCCGGCTGGTCTTGCTGATGCACAGCACCCGGCCGGTCAGACAGCGTGGGTCC
The DNA window shown above is from Streptomyces sp. NBC_00670 and carries:
- a CDS encoding succinate dehydrogenase hydrophobic membrane anchor subunit; this translates as MSTETTATGIGPVEGSGAYEASYGVDNPAPVIEPPRKRTKKTPRSTRGNFEMYGWLFMRLSGVVLVFLVIGHLLIQLVLDGGVSKVGFAFVAGRWASPWWQVWDLAMLWLAMLHGANGLRTIINDYAESVKSRLWLKGLLYTATVWTIVLGTLVIFTFDPNIR
- the sdhC gene encoding succinate dehydrogenase, cytochrome b556 subunit, which gives rise to MPAGTLYRGREGMWSWVAHRVTGVLIFFFLFVHVLDTALVRVSPEAYDNVVSTYKTPVVAVLEYGLVAAILFHALNGLRVIAVDFWSKGPRYQKQMLWTVVGVWIVLMLGAIYPVLGHAARVVFGS
- a CDS encoding 2-oxo-4-hydroxy-4-carboxy-5-ureidoimidazoline decarboxylase, with translation MSLLSPHPLPTHTPRAHTTAALPRRGPTLPAHRPHLTPDPHRFNTVPADEAERALLTCCRSLRWARRIAAHRPYPDLPALLAAADEAAYDLAPADLAEALAGESLTLLPDGAYSAAQTALSAAHAAYESRFGHVFVICLDDVAPDEAADQVLAGIRSRWNNDPEDERVAAAEELRRLARGRLTRLVRGYADSTAATDGIAPESPGSERPSRPYVPH
- a CDS encoding beta-N-acetylhexosaminidase, coding for MGRRGLLLGAGIVVAGGAAAAAVTLWPAGDGGGGGGTRASGSASAGAGSPSVSPSPSRSYPLSKPPRTIPAVRAHTAAHGPGWRPASGARVVVDDDALADEGKLLAGELRMTYGGRNGARAGDVELALGGSGGAESYTLTVGDGRVRIAGPGQSGVFYGTRTLKQEVRDGGTAPEGVVRDGPAKPVRGFMLDIARKHFTADWIEDRVRELGDLKYNEIGLHFSDDQGFRIASDTHPEVVSKEHLTKAEVRRIVDLAASRHIAVVPEIDSPGHLGAVIDAHPDLQLRNAAGASASRGTLDISKPAAAKIVDELLGEYADLFPGSDWHLGGDEYQALTASNPAASYPQLASAAVKRYGAGATIADLATGWLNDRAAVVNRNGRTPRAWNDGFYRSVKKASVSKDIRVAYWTGKEIGARQPTEYLAAGREVVNYNDEFLYYVLGEPQTFVYPTGQRIYEQWTPRVLRGTTAVPASYDDRIRGGVFAVWCDLSGAQTQDQVAAGIRMPLRALVQKLWDPGKPELSWKEFQGLADRVG
- a CDS encoding RNA polymerase sigma factor, whose amino-acid sequence is MGDDAELTAAVCAAQDGDETAFRTVYRAVHPRLLGYVRTLVGDADAEDIASEAWLQIARDLGRFSGDADRFRGWAARIARNRALDHIRMRGRRPVIGGDESELSGRAAESDTAGEAIEALATDRALALIARLPQDQAEAVVLRVVVGLDARTAAETLGKRPGAVRTAAHRGLKRLAELLGADPETSGALEALPPQRQPRVRAVTSASVTRSRSRTQKDV